The Setaria viridis chromosome 2, Setaria_viridis_v4.0, whole genome shotgun sequence DNA window ACATATATGGGTTGAAAATAGGAGAACCGATAGCAACCAATCACACGAACATAGTACATATAAGGGAGTAGATGGTATAGAGTGATGGAGATATAGAGACCGGACAGCAAGAAAATTAAATCACTGGACCACTACCGGAGAACTAACCTTCTATCTAGGTGCTTTTGTCCCAGTTAACTTTGGACCTGGGACTAAATGTCTTTCGTCCCAGGTCAAAAATGAAGCACCAAAGGCCACCAccaggggggctttagtcccggttgttacGGCTAAAAAATCTAGCACCAACGCCCCcctgtcccggttggaatttccaaccgggacaaaaggggggctTTCCACATGgcgcccctctctctccaccttcccTATCTTCTTCCAGGTagcgctctcctcctctccaccttatctttttcctctcctcatcctctccaccggcacctcccctcctccctctcctcatcctctacTCCCTCTCtgcaccgctgccgccccctcccctcctgccgccaccacccttcccccttctgctgcccctccccttcccccttctGCTCGCCCTTCAATGGCAGTAGTGGGGCGAGGGCAGGGCAGTGGCGCGGCcgagcggcggcaggcggccaCCGGCACATGCGGTTTGGGCGGGcgtgggcggaggcgggcggggacaggcggaggcgggcggcggcggagcggaggtgggcgcgggtggccggcgcgggcgagtgGCGGGCGGGCAGCTGGCGCGGGTGgcctccttttatttttttagaaacttTTTTGTGCCGGATGATAACACCgactaggactaaaggggatCTCTAGTCCCGAGTGGATGACTCGGGATTAAAGgacacccccttttatctcgaatagttagtccggattggattttcgggatctatggccctatccaatcgggactaaaggtccgttTTCCAGTGGTGGACATGAATAGCATTCGTATAACATTATTCATACAATGCAAGGAAAGAATGGGATCAAACGTGTAGGTTGGTTTCCACCCCATTTCAATCTTATAACCTACTCATCAGGTCACCAATGCCATGCCAGAGTTCTTGATAACTTATTCGAAACAAGTTATCAATCAACGTGTACGGTAATAACTAATAAAACGACATTCACAAATCACTTATAtgctcttttttattttcttgggCCTGTTTTCTAGCAAGAACGAATGAAAGCTGGGATTTTATTATATCACTATATAGGGATACACCTATCCAGTATCTGGAGCCGAGCATGTCATGGCATGGACACCGGCACGGCGTTGAGGGGCTTGGCGAGCTCCAGCACCATGCTATAACGATCTTTAAGGTCCACGTACTTATTGGGCGCCATCCCGCCGGGCAGCCTCCATTCGATCTTGTGCAGGATTGAGGCCAACAACAGTGGCACCAAGCGTGTGGCAAAGTCCAATCCAGGGCACATCCTTCGCCCCGCCCCAAATGGCTTGTAGGCGAAATCCAAGCCCCGGAAGTCTGCCGCTTGGTTGCCTAGAAACCTTTCAGGCAAGAACTCTTCCGGCTTAGGCCATACCGCTGGATCCCTCCCAATGGCCCATAAATTGACGAGAACGTATGTGCCGATCGGCACGGAGAATCCACCTAGTGACATGCCATCCACAACCACCATTCGGGGTAACAACGGCGCCGGCGGTTGCAACCGCAGTGTCTCCTTTACCACGGCGTCGAGGTAGGGGAGCTTGTTCAATTCGCTCTCTTCGACGAAGTCTTTGGATCCTATGCTTGCCGCGAGCTCAGCTTGGACCTTCTTCATCTTATCTGGGTGCTTGAGCAGCAGCGCCATAGCCCACTCTACGGTGATCCTGCTTGTGTTGCTCGTGGCAAGAAACATATCCTATATAAGTAGCAAATTTAGAATGGAGATGCAAACCTAAGTTAATGACCACAGAACCGAGGAACAGAAAGGCAACAATGTTATATAGGGAGGTATATAGCTTACTGTGAAGAATTTTGTGATCTCAGAACGCGTGAGCTCCGACATGGTATGCCGCGCGAGGACTACGTCCAACAAGTCGCCATGGTTCTCGCCATTGGCGCCTAACCGACGTTCAATGAACTCGTCGTCAAAGAACTTGTATAGTCTGGCCAGGCCTCTCGAGACACGGCGACGCGAGCCGAAAAGGTCGGTTGGCGCGAGGAAGGGGAATGCGTCGGAGACGTTGGGTCTGGTCCAGTCCTCAAGCACCGCCACCATGAGGTCCTTGAACAGCTGCCCACCCTGCACGCGCATGTCCCCCACGTCCTCGGAGAAGAGGATGTTGGACACGACGTCGAGCACGCTGCCGAGCACGGCCTCCCCGACCACGACCGGCGTGCCGGAGCGCGCCCTCATGCTCTTGGCGAGGCCGCGGGCGTGGCGATCCCTGACGTG harbors:
- the LOC117846461 gene encoding cytochrome P450 76M5, whose translation is MPVPAASLPLPPGPVGLPLVGSALHFIGPFSRSPHAVLTRLAETYGPIMSFRPGMAGNFVVVSSPAAAREALVDNDAALAARFVPDVARALDHSSESLFFLPNSSPLWKQHRATVGAHMSAARSLERTRHVRDRHARGLAKSMRARSGTPVVVGEAVLGSVLDVVSNILFSEDVGDMRVQGGQLFKDLMVAVLEDWTRPNVSDAFPFLAPTDLFGSRRRVSRGLARLYKFFDDEFIERRLGANGENHGDLLDVVLARHTMSELTRSEITKFFTDMFLATSNTSRITVEWAMALLLKHPDKMKKVQAELAASIGSKDFVEESELNKLPYLDAVVKETLRLQPPAPLLPRMVVVDGMSLGGFSVPIGTYVLVNLWAIGRDPAVWPKPEEFLPERFLGNQAADFRGLDFAYKPFGAGRRMCPGLDFATRLVPLLLASILHKIEWRLPGGMAPNKYVDLKDRYSMVLELAKPLNAVPVSMP